From a region of the Desulfobacterales bacterium genome:
- a CDS encoding epoxyqueuosine reductase QueH, translating to MSLLLHICCGPCAAYPVTLLQAQGMTLRGFFYNPNIHPFREFKRRLAAVEQFVAASGLRVDYQRQYGLTGFLRQVVFHETGRCALCYAMRLTAAAEQARLVGAEAFTTTLLYSRYQKHGLIRKTGEAVAEEYGVPFYYQDFREGWQQGIDLSLEMGLYRQAYCGCIYSEQERYDKDSAEC from the coding sequence ATGTCTCTTCTCCTGCACATCTGTTGCGGTCCCTGCGCCGCCTATCCGGTAACCCTCCTGCAGGCCCAAGGGATGACCCTGCGCGGTTTTTTTTATAACCCCAACATCCATCCCTTTCGTGAATTCAAGAGGCGTCTCGCCGCGGTGGAGCAGTTCGTCGCGGCCAGCGGGCTTCGTGTGGATTACCAGCGTCAATACGGACTCACCGGGTTCCTGCGCCAGGTGGTGTTTCACGAAACCGGGCGGTGCGCTCTCTGCTACGCCATGCGGCTCACGGCCGCGGCCGAACAGGCCAGGCTGGTGGGCGCCGAGGCCTTTACCACCACCCTGCTCTACAGCCGGTATCAGAAGCATGGGTTGATCCGCAAGACCGGCGAGGCCGTGGCAGAGGAATATGGGGTCCCCTTTTATTATCAGGATTTCCGGGAGGGCTGGCAGCAGGGGATTGATCTCTCCCTTGAGATGGGCCTCTACCGCCAGGCCTACTGCGGCTGCATCTACAGCGAGCAGGAGCGGTATGATAAAGATAGTGCTGAGTGCTGA